One window of the Gemmatimonadota bacterium genome contains the following:
- a CDS encoding phosphoribosyltransferase — protein MSVLPVVFHHLLRYDTLTFDDGLAAAFTVGYRLEDRPEDPWTARFTRFKFDPDDATTEGAARLMAHVAPILLCGLGLDPGRTVFAPALRSTEKVADPDGVIALLADRCAGDCGYQPGLLSKEPHLSTGRGGLDPEFRKLLLEDAAYQSAVVDAETVIIVDDFIATGKTLSLAATAIRERNPDTSVYGLAVAKPEWHNMMLNWYDVDVSNDHIPAHWSSIWSGSG, from the coding sequence ATGTCCGTCCTTCCCGTTGTTTTTCACCATCTCCTTCGATATGACACGCTGACTTTCGACGACGGCCTGGCGGCCGCTTTCACAGTGGGATACCGCCTCGAAGACCGCCCCGAGGACCCATGGACCGCCCGGTTTACAAGGTTCAAATTCGATCCCGACGACGCTACGACTGAAGGCGCGGCAAGGCTCATGGCGCACGTGGCCCCTATCCTGTTATGCGGTCTTGGACTGGACCCTGGACGGACGGTCTTTGCGCCGGCGCTTCGCTCCACGGAGAAAGTCGCGGATCCCGATGGCGTGATCGCTTTGCTTGCGGATCGTTGCGCGGGTGACTGCGGGTACCAGCCGGGCCTGCTGTCGAAAGAACCCCATCTGTCTACAGGGAGAGGGGGACTGGATCCCGAGTTTCGTAAACTGCTGCTGGAAGATGCGGCCTACCAATCGGCCGTTGTGGATGCCGAGACGGTCATCATCGTGGATGACTTCATCGCGACCGGGAAGACGCTGTCCCTGGCCGCCACCGCGATCAGGGAACGCAACCCGGATACCTCAGTGTATGGCTTGGCGGTGGCAAAACCGGAGTGGCACAACATGATGCTGAACTGGTATGACGTGGACGTAAGCAACGATCATATACCGGCCCACTGGTCGTCCATCTGGTCAGGGTCTGGGTAA
- a CDS encoding HAD family hydrolase, with translation MSAAVLFDLDDTLVDLQYARRHGLRTVQEIVPQLKAVPLEELELVHDGELRANYRRMLDGSLSEEEAGREHMRGICRHYGLETDAAAEAAEAYLRALQDNTRLVPGVEALLDSLRGRMKIGVVTNGSSRHQRDKLEYFDLLPLDALAISEEVGAAKPDPQIFQYALSQLGVRTVTMIGDSWENDILGATGSGMKAIWLNRYRRTCPDHSLAAEINGFEPAENILRILESTSKQKD, from the coding sequence CTCTTCGATCTGGATGACACCCTGGTGGATCTCCAGTACGCACGCCGTCACGGGCTGCGCACGGTGCAGGAGATCGTGCCGCAGTTAAAGGCGGTTCCGCTGGAGGAACTGGAACTCGTCCACGACGGGGAATTGAGGGCCAACTACCGGCGCATGCTTGATGGCAGTCTGTCGGAAGAGGAAGCCGGTCGCGAGCACATGCGCGGGATCTGCCGCCATTATGGATTGGAAACGGACGCGGCAGCCGAGGCGGCGGAGGCCTACCTGCGCGCGTTACAGGACAACACGCGCCTGGTTCCGGGCGTCGAGGCGCTGCTCGATTCCCTGCGGGGTCGGATGAAGATCGGCGTCGTCACCAATGGCAGTTCGCGGCACCAGCGGGACAAGCTGGAATACTTCGACCTCCTGCCGCTCGACGCCCTGGCCATATCCGAGGAGGTGGGCGCAGCCAAACCGGATCCGCAGATATTCCAATACGCTTTGAGTCAACTTGGCGTGCGGACGGTCACGATGATCGGGGATTCGTGGGAAAATGATATCCTGGGCGCCACCGGAAGCGGGATGAAGGCGATCTGGCTGAACCGCTACCGCCGTACCTGCCCCGATCATTCTCTCGCCGCCGAGATCAATGGATTCGAACCAGCGGAAAACATCCTCCGGATCCTGGAATCCACTTCCAAGCAGAAAGACTGA
- a CDS encoding Nramp family divalent metal transporter, with protein MSAETATENTRPLGRLSPLKLAAVPTFAGMLKYVGPGIVWAGLAQGSGELIWWPYLTAKYGAAFIGLLIPAALMQYWVNVEIARYTIMTGETALTGFSRIGKWYVSAIWVGVFLENIWFGAYASAGGGALAELTGFPYGWTVRGQSLFWAYLTIGIYLVALFMGRVVYLIVERLTIAVVVITMVGIAFAVFQRPVLDVAGEFFGVLLTPGYHRPANWDPADLSTVLTAIVFAGAGGFGQLFLSYWMRDKGVGMSAYIGRVTSPLRTAPEAISATGYAFEDNEANRTNYGKFMRYLKLESGLGVALNLVTTIIMCWLAWALLKPQGIVPEGWEIAVVQSAFFEVSWGAIGKVVFLIVAAAFLCDAWLQSTDGFARMQADFIYANVKRARRYHFRTLYYGFVVVFTVLTTITLPLAQPGDLLIIRGVIAFMAMGLFCPGLIYLNYVLVPRAFPAWVKPHPLTRVIMVAITATYISIGLWYIFVRLA; from the coding sequence ATGTCCGCCGAAACCGCCACCGAAAACACCCGTCCACTCGGTCGCCTGTCGCCCCTGAAGCTGGCCGCCGTGCCCACCTTTGCCGGCATGCTGAAGTACGTCGGTCCCGGCATCGTCTGGGCCGGACTGGCCCAGGGCAGCGGCGAGCTCATCTGGTGGCCCTACCTGACCGCCAAGTACGGCGCGGCCTTCATCGGCCTGCTCATCCCGGCCGCCCTGATGCAGTACTGGGTCAACGTGGAGATCGCCCGGTATACGATCATGACGGGCGAGACGGCCTTGACCGGCTTCAGCCGCATCGGGAAGTGGTACGTGTCGGCCATCTGGGTCGGGGTGTTCCTCGAGAACATCTGGTTCGGCGCCTACGCGTCGGCGGGCGGCGGCGCCCTGGCGGAGCTAACGGGGTTCCCCTACGGATGGACGGTCCGCGGCCAGTCGCTCTTCTGGGCCTACCTGACCATCGGGATCTACCTGGTCGCCCTGTTCATGGGCCGGGTGGTCTACCTGATCGTGGAACGGCTCACCATAGCCGTGGTCGTCATCACGATGGTGGGGATCGCCTTTGCCGTCTTCCAGCGGCCGGTTCTGGACGTGGCGGGCGAGTTCTTCGGCGTCCTGCTGACGCCTGGCTACCACAGGCCCGCGAACTGGGACCCGGCGGACCTGTCCACGGTGCTCACCGCCATCGTCTTCGCCGGCGCCGGCGGGTTCGGTCAGCTCTTCCTCTCCTACTGGATGCGGGACAAGGGCGTGGGCATGTCGGCCTATATCGGGCGTGTAACCAGCCCCCTGCGCACCGCGCCGGAGGCCATCTCGGCCACGGGGTACGCCTTCGAGGACAACGAGGCCAACCGGACGAATTACGGGAAGTTCATGCGGTACCTGAAGCTCGAATCCGGCCTAGGCGTGGCGCTGAACCTGGTTACAACCATCATCATGTGCTGGCTGGCGTGGGCCCTGCTCAAGCCGCAGGGCATCGTTCCCGAGGGTTGGGAAATCGCCGTGGTGCAGTCGGCCTTCTTCGAGGTCAGCTGGGGCGCCATCGGCAAGGTCGTATTCCTGATCGTCGCCGCGGCGTTTCTGTGCGATGCCTGGCTGCAGTCCACCGACGGGTTCGCCCGCATGCAGGCCGATTTTATCTACGCCAACGTGAAGCGGGCGCGGCGGTACCATTTCCGGACGCTGTACTACGGATTCGTCGTGGTGTTCACCGTGCTTACGACCATCACGCTGCCCCTCGCGCAGCCGGGGGATCTGCTCATCATACGGGGCGTCATCGCCTTCATGGCCATGGGACTCTTCTGTCCAGGACTGATCTACCTGAACTACGTCCTCGTTCCCCGGGCCTTCCCCGCGTGGGTCAAACCCCATCCCCTCACGCGCGTAATCATGGTCGCCATCACCGCGACCTACATCTCCATCGGGCTCTGGTACATCTTCGTGCGGTTGGCCTGA